The DNA segment GAAGCAGACAGACGAACACAAAAAACGCTCGAACGGTGTGCCGTGACACCCCACCAACGTGCAATGAACCTGAGAAACGGTACTTCCCCCTCCCTATATATCTGTATATATGAGGAGCACAGACAGTGCTTTATATGTTGCCTGTTTGGAAGCACGTGCTCGCCGTGACAGGCAAGCAAACAAGGGGAGACATGCAACACAGcgaaagggggaaaaaaggacAGGAGAGGAGACACCGGGGGGCCGAGATGGTAGACCACAGCACCACAGCATGCTAAAGCCTTCAGGAAAGCCAATGCCTACGTGCGCCATCTATTTGAGGGAGCAATACATCCATGTTGGGAAGCAGCACACAAAAGCGGCCGGCACGTGGCCGTGCGGTCATCAAAAAAGAAGTTTTGATCACCTCCTCTCGACTCGCCCGCCCTCACCAAAAGATCACCGAGGTGGTGCGTTCCGGTGACCATCAGCATCATGTGGGCAAGCGTgttggtgcgtgtgcgtgtaccaGCTATGCGCGTCGCCATGCTTGCCCTCGTTCATATCAGCTTCCTTTATTTACTTCATTGGCACAGTTTCGTGGCGCGACGTGAGCCGGTGCAGCAAAGCTGCTCCCCACTTCACTTTACAAGCACAGTTCCCTCTGTCTGTGTACGTCACCTCGCCCATCACCTCTCGGAAACTTCGAGGACAGCAGCCAGCGTTTTTTTCCTGCGATCAGCACATCCCATCCGCCATGCAACATGAACTCAGACCCCACTCCACCCGgcccgtcacaggccccgTCGCGTGGCGCCAACCAGCCGTAaacacgcgctgcagcagtgcccTCAGCCATCCGAGCGCGGCCTCGGCCTCCAACTCCAcccgccccccgcccgcctcgcccgccgccacctggtgcatccctcGGGGTGGCGCACGCtccccagcagcacgcagtGGGGGGCAGGGCGGGATacacgctcgagtcacgcggacactCTGCCCCATCGCATAAATGATGGAAACGCGTTCACCGTCGCAAGTCGCGCCGACGCGACGCCGCCCACGACCTGGCCACCCACATCAGCGGCGATAGATCGCTCTGGCTTCTCCACGTCGTACGTgcctggccctgtcaccaccggAAGTGATTCTGCGCTTGGCAGGGACAGGGGTatgaaggaggggaggggggggggggctgcttggcttcctcAGAGAGTGGGTCCTAAGATATCGATGCGGCGCACTGAGGTATTGTCCGTTTTCAGGGGTTGCATACAAGAGGCAAACAGAATGTTGAATAGAAAACCTCCGTGCGGCTGTGATAGACGGAAAtggaccacacacacaccacaccgGAGCCCCTCCCTTACCCTTTCCCTGCCTCTCCATTTTTTCCGCCTTCTTTGCCAGGGAAACAAAACGATGCAAGAAGACGCTGTCtggtcacacacacacacacatacacgaaGAGGTCCAGAAGAACAAAGGGCGAGAACCACACGAAACAAGgtaaaagaaaaaaggataCCCATACCCGTGGTGAACGCCtctcagagagagaggcacacacacgcactgaCACACGCTCACGCGTACAACCAATAAAGGCTGCTAGAAAGGcatatagagagagaaatATATGATGCAAAGAGAATGCGTCGGTCAAGACGTCCAGCAAGacaagagaagagggggaggggtggtgtAAAAAGGCGAATGAGCACacaagggagggagggagggagggcggacgcacagaaaaaaggaggggcacactcgccatcgcTCACTCAGACTcgctccgccccctcccctctcacacCTTCTTTTTGCCGTTTTTCCTCCGTTCGCCATCCGCCCCACAGAGTCAAGGCTTGGTCAGTGCTTCACAGGATATACATACGCACACGAACGCACAgatacgcgcacacgcagagtgTTGACTTAGAATTTGAAGACGCCGCTCGATGAGTAGCCCAGCTCCTTGAGGTAGCCCTCAAGCGAGCCTTGCTTGGGCGGGGAGGAGCTGTAGTCCTTCTCGCCACAGATGGTCTTCATGAAGGACGGCGGGCCACACACCAGAACGCACGAGTCACCTCGGTGATCCGGGCCCGGCATCGTCTCCCGGATGATCGCTTTGTTGATGTGGCCAGAGTAACCCGTCCAGCGCTTCGGCGGCGTCGTGAGGCAGTGGTACGCGATAAACTTCCCGGGGTACTCTTTCGCCAGCGTGTCCAGCTCCTTGCCGAGCAGAATGTCCCCCTCGGTCTTGTTTGCGTAGAGAAGCGAGATCATCGTCTTATTCCCCGGCGCTTGCACGACATTATTCACGACTTGGAACATTGGGGTGAGACCCGTACCACCGGCGATCATGCCAATCCTAGTGTACTGGCCCGGCTTCACGTCGAATGTGTGCCACGGTCCCTTCACGTCAATGGAATCGCCGACCTTGAGAGAGAAAAGGTGCGAGCCCATCTTTGAATTCGGGTAACACTTCACTACGAGGTCGAAGtggccctcttcctccaccaGGTTGATAGGCGTGTAGGGGCGCATCACTTCCTGTCCCTGGGCGTCAGTGTAGCG comes from the Leishmania mexicana MHOM/GT/2001/U1103 complete genome, chromosome 22 genome and includes:
- a CDS encoding putative NADH-cytochrome b5 reductase codes for the protein MRAFIASVVGFAGASMYQSGSEAEAWGSKPAFSEERFQAYKLIHVENESHNTKRFRFALPSSKTRLNLPVASCITLRYTDAQGQEVMRPYTPINLVEEEGHFDLVVKCYPNSKMGSHLFSLKVGDSIDVKGPWHTFDVKPGQYTRIGMIAGGTGLTPMFQVVNNVVQAPGNKTMISLLYANKTEGDILLGKELDTLAKEYPGKFIAYHCLTTPPKRWTGYSGHINKAIIRETMPGPDHRGDSCVLVCGPPSFMKTICGEKDYSSSPPKQGSLEGYLKELGYSSSGVFKF